In the Leptolyngbya sp. FACHB-261 genome, one interval contains:
- a CDS encoding aminotransferase class V-fold PLP-dependent enzyme: MSDLGVHRQQFPALADKAYFNYGGQGPLPSSALEIIQENYRKIDQLGPFSAQVNAWIASECEATRTAIAAELGAPSQTIALTEDTTVGCNIALWGLPWQAGDHLLLSDCEHPGIVAAAFQLQKRFGIEVSFCPLQSTLNPNDAVGIVQAYLRPATRLLVISHILWNTGQVLPLAEIVRVCHAQGTRVLVDAAQSVGVLPLNLPESAVDFYAFTGHKWWCGPAGVGGLYVSVAAQAELEPTFIGWRSTRTYSSAAPAEWHPDCRRYEVASSAFMLYGGLRQAIASHAAWGTAQARYERIVSLSTQLWQQLQAIPDITCLRQTAPEAGLVSFQVNGQEHASLVKALEEQAVFVRTIADPNCIRASVHYLSTPEDLQKLVDTLQAALA; the protein is encoded by the coding sequence GTGTCTGATTTGGGTGTCCATCGCCAGCAGTTTCCTGCTCTCGCTGACAAAGCTTATTTCAACTATGGCGGCCAGGGCCCACTTCCCTCATCTGCCCTAGAGATTATTCAAGAGAATTACCGCAAGATTGACCAGCTAGGACCCTTCAGTGCACAAGTCAACGCCTGGATTGCATCTGAGTGTGAAGCAACTCGGACTGCGATTGCGGCTGAGTTAGGCGCCCCCAGCCAAACCATAGCCTTGACAGAAGATACAACAGTTGGCTGCAATATTGCCCTCTGGGGATTGCCTTGGCAGGCTGGGGATCATCTGCTGCTGTCAGACTGTGAACACCCTGGTATCGTTGCAGCCGCCTTTCAGCTGCAGAAGCGTTTTGGCATTGAGGTCTCTTTTTGTCCCCTGCAGTCAACCCTGAATCCAAACGATGCGGTGGGGATCGTGCAGGCGTACCTGCGTCCTGCCACACGACTACTGGTGATTAGCCACATCCTCTGGAACACTGGGCAAGTCCTACCTCTTGCTGAGATTGTCCGTGTTTGTCATGCTCAAGGCACCCGGGTGCTAGTTGATGCGGCTCAATCAGTTGGCGTTCTACCCTTAAACTTGCCTGAATCAGCAGTCGACTTCTACGCCTTTACAGGGCACAAGTGGTGGTGTGGTCCCGCAGGGGTTGGCGGGCTTTATGTCAGCGTCGCAGCTCAGGCCGAGTTGGAACCAACCTTTATTGGCTGGCGTAGCACTCGCACCTACTCTTCTGCGGCACCTGCTGAGTGGCATCCGGATTGCCGTCGCTATGAAGTAGCCAGTTCCGCCTTCATGTTGTACGGTGGGCTGCGTCAGGCTATCGCTTCACATGCAGCTTGGGGGACGGCCCAAGCGCGTTATGAGCGTATCGTTAGCCTCAGTACTCAGCTCTGGCAACAGTTGCAGGCAATCCCAGACATCACTTGCCTGCGTCAGACTGCGCCAGAAGCTGGCTTAGTCTCGTTCCAGGTCAATGGGCAGGAGCACGCTAGCCTGGTCAAAGCCTTGGAGGAGCAAGCTGTGTTTGTACGTACCATTGCTGATCCCAACTGCATTCGGGCCTCCGTCCATTACTTGAGTACACCAGAAGATCTTCAAAAACTAGTAGACACCCTGCAAGCAGCCTTAGCCTGA